The Alphaproteobacteria bacterium genomic interval CTCTTATTCTGCTCATCATTGTAATAAAACCTAGCTTCTGGTTTTATGCCATAATTTAACAGCAAGCCATTTTTGGTTATGTGATCTTGTTTAAAATAAGCGGAATATTTGAAATTCTGTCTATCAACTACATTACTAGCATTATAATTATAGAAATTTAATTTATGTTCTAAATTCACCTTATTTTTTAATATATAAGATTTTATATAAGATATTTCTGGTAAATTATATTGTGAATCTGCCTTAATATTTGTCGAGTTAAATTCATTAAATTTGGTTGTACTTAAATAGAATTCTTGCTTGTCAGTTATGTTATTTAGATTGATGTTAGATTTATAAAGATTTAGATAGTTGCTTTGGTAACGCTCTAAATATGCTTTATCTGAGGTCTCAAAAATATTAGCCTCTAAATTATAATTGTTGCTAAGCCTTAAGTTATTAGTAAATTTTAGTAACCATTTATTATTATGATTATCATTAGAGCTTATAGCTCTGTCTTTTAAATAGGAAGCAAGGTCTTTATTTTCTTTTACATAATTAAACTGTAATTTGCTTTGAGAGTTTTCGGTTAAATAACGAAATTCAGCTTCATGGTGGATATTATCATGACTAGTCATAATAGTTGGTCTGTAAGTTAAATCATAATTTGGAGCTATATTGTAAAAATAAGGAATGGTAACTAAATATCCTAAATTCGAGTTTTTATTTATGGAAGGAGTTAGGAAGCCACTTTGTTTTTTAATATTTGGTGCAGGATATGAAAATAGCGGACTATAAAGGATAGGAATATTATATAATTTAAAAAAAGCATGCTTAAATTTTATGTTTGTTTCATTTTGATCATATTCTATATTTTTCGCAGAAACTTGCCAAATTGGTGTGATAAGTTTTCCATTTTTGCAAATTCTACAATTAGTGAATCTGGCATTATTTGCGTTTATTTTAGTAAAATTCTTTTTTATGTGTTTAGCTGAAATATAACTATTTTGATTGGTGATTACCACGGCATTTTTTGCTTTTAATTTGCTAAAGTCACTAAGGCTTGTAAGATCATCAGCATAAAGGCTGTAATTTAGAGTTTTGTTGTTATATATTACATTATTACTGGCAGCATAGCTATTTTTATTCTTATTATATTTAAGAATATTGGCTTTGAGATTATGTTCCAAATAATTTATTTTTATATTATCTTTAGCAATTATAGTGCCATTAGGATTTAAAGTTAGTTCATCAGCTTCAATATTCATATTTGCGGCAAATATAATGCTGGATTTTAGCAAAATAGTTAGAACAAAAATTCTTATCATGAGAATATCTTTTGGAATTCCTCTTTAAGTATAAAATCAAAATCTTGTTTAGTAATATCTTTATTTAGATTTTTTATAGAGGTTACAGAGAAGTTATCATCACTAATTCCGCAGGGGATAATGGATTTAAATTTGTTTAAATCAGGGTCGTAATTTATAGCAACGCCATGATATGTGACCCATTTTCTCACCCTCACACCTATTGCGGCAATTTTATATTGTTTGTTTTTGTTAGAGCTATCTGTTACCCAAATACCTATTTTACCTTCTATAGTATGAGCTTTTATATTTACTTGTTCTAGTGAGTTTATAACCCATTTTTCTAGATTTTTAATATATTGTCTTATATCGCATAGATTTCTGGATTTTAAATTCAGCATTGCGTAAATAATTCGCATATTCGGTCCGTGATAGGTTATTTGCCCACCGCGCCCTGTGTTGATTAAAGCTATATTTTTGTCTAGTAAATCGCTCTGCTTAGCGCTAACTCCTGCTGTGTAAATATCAGGATGCTCTAGAAACCAGATTTCTTCCTGCGTATTATTATGGTAAATATCTTGCACTTTAGCATCCATATATTCAAGGGCTTCTGCATAAGATATTAAATTGTTACTAAATTTCCATTTTATCATTAGATAGTATTTGTAACACAATTTAAAATTTTAATATCATAAATTGGATGTTCCAGAGAATTTAATGAAGGGCTAGATGAAAACATCCAACCATTAAATATGGTTTTGCTAATTTCATCATGCTCAATTATTTCTGATAATAATAAATTCTCAGGTAAATTTTGGGGAGCAGATTTTAGACATGACTTAGTGATAATTTCTATAGTCTTGAATTTTATTTTACTACCAATTTTATTTTCAAATAAATAAGTAAAGCCGTCAATCTTATTTAAAATTTGAATATATGCATAATTAGCTTCTATATGGTTTTTGTTTTTAGCAAAACTAATTTTATTATCATTATTGTCATCAATGTTGGAAGATAATTTGTAAATATATGGTTTTCCTGCTTGTTTAAAGAAATTTTCAAAATATTTATTTGCCTCTTTAGCTTTTTCTAATAGACCCAATTTTTTATATATTAATGTTAAATTATAATAACTTTCTGCTAAGGGGGCAAAATCTTGTTGCTTTTCATGCTGTAAAATAGCTAATTCAAGATATGTTTTTGCAAAAGATAAATCCGAAGAAAAATATAAATAGCTTAACTTAGTATATAATATACCCAGATATTGTTCTACATTATTGCTTAAAGAAATATTAATGGCTTCATAATAATATTTAGCAGACTCAACTTTTTGTGCTAAGTTAAATTTTATATTTCCTAATTTTAATAAAGAAAAAACATTAACATCATGAATTTGTTTTATGGTGGCATATTCTGAAATTTCTAAAAGTAAAAGCTCAGCAGCCTCTATATTATTTTCATCATATAAAATTTGACTTCTTTGGATTAAATTACTGAGGTTTGCTTCATTGATTTTAGAACTTTTTTCTAAATTTAGCTGAAGGTTTATGATATTGGTGTTATCGATTGGGCTTACTATGCTAGTTTTTGCATCAAGATTATCTTGCTTAGATTTTTCATTTTTATTGCTAAGGTCACTTTCCTTTAGCTTGTTTTCTGGTTTAGAAAGTTCTTCAGCTTTAAGATTAAAACTTATTATAAGGATAAATATGATTGTTATTAGGGTTTTATTTAGCATATGAGCTAACTTTATGGCTTCCAAGCTTGGTATTTCTCCTTAATTTTAGTTGTTTTGGCT includes:
- a CDS encoding LPS-assembly protein LptD → MIRIFVLTILLKSSIIFAANMNIEADELTLNPNGTIIAKDNIKINYLEHNLKANILKYNKNKNSYAASNNVIYNNKTLNYSLYADDLTSLSDFSKLKAKNAVVITNQNSYISAKHIKKNFTKINANNARFTNCRICKNGKLITPIWQVSAKNIEYDQNETNIKFKHAFFKLYNIPILYSPLFSYPAPNIKKQSGFLTPSINKNSNLGYLVTIPYFYNIAPNYDLTYRPTIMTSHDNIHHEAEFRYLTENSQSKLQFNYVKENKDLASYLKDRAISSNDNHNNKWLLKFTNNLRLSNNYNLEANIFETSDKAYLERYQSNYLNLYKSNINLNNITDKQEFYLSTTKFNEFNSTNIKADSQYNLPEISYIKSYILKNKVNLEHKLNFYNYNASNVVDRQNFKYSAYFKQDHITKNGLLLNYGIKPEARFYYNDEQNKSSSHIDSNVTLILNSKYPLMAQSKTNKFLITPNVNFIVS
- the lipB gene encoding lipoyl(octanoyl) transferase LipB translates to MIKWKFSNNLISYAEALEYMDAKVQDIYHNNTQEEIWFLEHPDIYTAGVSAKQSDLLDKNIALINTGRGGQITYHGPNMRIIYAMLNLKSRNLCDIRQYIKNLEKWVINSLEQVNIKAHTIEGKIGIWVTDSSNKNKQYKIAAIGVRVRKWVTYHGVAINYDPDLNKFKSIIPCGISDDNFSVTSIKNLNKDITKQDFDFILKEEFQKIFS
- a CDS encoding DUF2155 domain-containing protein — its product is MLNKTLITIIFILIISFNLKAEELSKPENKLKESDLSNKNEKSKQDNLDAKTSIVSPIDNTNIINLQLNLEKSSKINEANLSNLIQRSQILYDENNIEAAELLLLEISEYATIKQIHDVNVFSLLKLGNIKFNLAQKVESAKYYYEAINISLSNNVEQYLGILYTKLSYLYFSSDLSFAKTYLELAILQHEKQQDFAPLAESYYNLTLIYKKLGLLEKAKEANKYFENFFKQAGKPYIYKLSSNIDDNNDNKISFAKNKNHIEANYAYIQILNKIDGFTYLFENKIGSKIKFKTIEIITKSCLKSAPQNLPENLLLSEIIEHDEISKTIFNGWMFSSSPSLNSLEHPIYDIKILNCVTNTI